One genomic window of Methanomassiliicoccales archaeon includes the following:
- a CDS encoding V-type ATP synthase subunit E family protein, whose translation MALERVVEKILENARKDADQLIAAGEKERGVILAQANEAITRRRAESEKSIEESVKRLRQQELSSAELEAKRVVLNTKKEVLDRTFEETMKELARLSQSEKARIYSKILENGIKVVSKPTVYCPRGESPLVSSLPGVGSVIEMDMGPGLVLESRDGLVRLDFQFDTILESIWEKELKNVSGILFG comes from the coding sequence ATGGCGCTAGAACGAGTGGTCGAGAAAATCCTGGAAAATGCCAGGAAGGATGCAGACCAACTCATCGCTGCCGGGGAGAAAGAAAGGGGAGTGATCTTAGCTCAAGCTAATGAAGCCATCACGAGACGCAGGGCCGAGAGCGAGAAAAGCATAGAGGAGTCGGTCAAACGTCTGAGGCAACAGGAGTTATCCAGTGCCGAACTTGAAGCTAAGAGGGTCGTCCTCAATACAAAAAAGGAAGTGCTTGACAGGACCTTCGAGGAAACAATGAAGGAGCTGGCAAGGCTAAGCCAATCTGAGAAGGCAAGGATTTACTCGAAGATATTGGAGAATGGTATCAAGGTCGTTTCCAAACCTACAGTCTATTGCCCAAGGGGAGAATCTCCCCTTGTTAGCTCCCTTCCTGGCGTGGGCTCTGTAATTGAAATGGATATGGGCCCGGGCCTGGTTCTCGAGTCAAGAGACGGTTTAGTAAGGTTGGATTTTCAGTTTGATACCATCTTAGAAAGCATCTGGGAGAAGGAATTAAAGAACGTATCTGGCATCCTGTTTGGGTGA